GCGGCGCAGGGGGCGCGGCACCGCGAACGCGGGCATCATTGCCGGGGGGGAGGCGACAAACCAGGTGACGGACCGGGTCGACGTTCATGGTGAGTGTCGGAGTCACAGCGCCGCGTTTCTCCGCCGGATTGTCGCGGCGTGGCGCCGCGCATTCGAGCGCGCGGCGGCGTCGGTCCGCAACGTGCAAGGCGATCGGGCGAGCGTTGAGTTTTCCGAGCGGTCGGACTATCGCGCGTTTCGTCTTTCGCGCAGTCATCCGGCGGTCCGGACCGCCATCCGCGCGGTTCGGGCGATTGGTCTTTCGCCGGTCACCGAGGTGGTCAATGGTGGTTTGGATGCGAATCCTCTTGTCGAGAAGGGGATTCCAACGGTCACGCTGGGCGCCGGCCAGCACAACGCGCACAGTGTCGAGGAGTACGTGGAGCTGTCGGAATATTTGGCGGGCTGCCGGCTGGTGTTCGAGCTGATGAGGCAGCCGGGCTGAGCGGCCGTTCGCCCGGTGGCGCGGCGCCGCTTGAGGCCGTTGTTCGGGGACGGGATGATGGGCGGGATGGATGCGTACTGGGTGGCAGGTTGCGTGTTGGCCGGCTACTGGCTGGGGTCGGTGCCGTTCGCGTACCTAATCGGGCGCGCGCATGGAGTGGACATCCGACGAGTCGGCAGTGGGAATGTGGGGGCAACGAATGTCGGGCGGACCTTGGGGTGGGGGTGGGGAGTGCTGACATTCGTGTTGGACACGGCGAAGGGGTGGGTGGCGGCGGTCGGTTCGCCGTGGGTCGGCGAGCGGATGGCCGCGGCTGCGTCGCCGCCATGGTTGGGGCTGCTGTGCGGGGCGGCGGCGGTCGCGGGGCACATTTGGCCGATATGGCTGCGATTTCGCGGAGGGAAAGGGGTTGCGACCTGTGCGGGGGTGTTGCTGGGGGTAGCGCCGGCGGCGGCGGTGGTGGGGGTGGCGACGTGGGCGGTGGTGTTCGCGATGCGCCGGATAATTTCACTCGCCTCGTTGGCGGCGGCGTTGGCAGTGCCGCTGGCCGCCTGGGTGGTCTATGCGCGGGTTGATGTGTGGCGTCCCTGGGCGCTGACGGTGCTCGGCGCGTTGGTAGTCTGGCGGCACCGTTCAAACATTCGGCGTTTGCTGGAGGGGACGGAGCCGGCGATCGGTGTGAAACGGGCCGGCGAGGGGGGTCAGTAACTCATGGCGCGGGCAGCGGTGATTGGTGATGGGGCGTGGGGGACCGCGCTGGCGCTGTGTCTGTGTCGCAACGGTCACCGCGTTTGCGTTTGGGGGCCCGACCCCGACCTGATTGCGGACACACGGAAGAGTCGGGAAAACCGTCGGTTTTTGCCGGGGGTGCCGCTACCGGATGCGATCGAGTGGACGGCCGAGCCCGCCGAGGCAGTGCAAAAAGCGGACGTGGTCGTGTTCGCGGTGCCCTCTCGTTTTGCCGCCGCGGTGCTCGCACGCTTTCGCCCGGCCGGCCCGGCCGGTCCGTTGTGGTTGAGTGTGACGAAAGGGCTAGATCCGGAGCGGGCGCGCACGATGAGTGCGCTGATTGCGGCGGTGATGGGAGAGGTTGACATCGCGGTGATGTCCGGACCGAGCTTTGCGGACGAGGTGGCGCGCGGCGTGCCGACTGCGGTGGTGGTCGCGGCGGCCAAGCGGCAGGTGGCGGAGACGGTGCAGCGGTGGTTCGCGCAGCCGACTTTTCGCGTGTATACGAGTGATGACGTCGCGGGTGTGGAACTCGGAGGGGTGCTGAAGAACGTCGTGGCGATCGCGGCGGGGGCTTGTGACGGTCTGGGGCTGGGCGAGAACGCGAAGGCGGCGTTGGTCACGCGCGGGTTGGCTGAAATGATTCGCATCGGGGTTGTGCTGGGGGCGCGGCCGGAGACATTCGCGGGCCTGAGTGGCGTCGGGGACCTGATGCTGACGTGTTACGGGCGGGCCAGCCGGAATCGCACATTTGGTGAACGGCTCGGGCGCGGTGAGCGAGCGGTGGATCTGCTGCGCGGCGCCGCGCCGACGGTGGAGGGCGCACTGAACTGCCGGCAGGTGGCGACTCTGGCTCGCGAGCATGGAGTGGAGATGCCCATCGCGGAGGCGGTGCGCGATGTGGTGGAGGGCGTGCTGACGTGCCGCGAGGCGGTCGACCGGCTGCTGCGTCGGGAGCCGAAGCCCGAGCAGTCGATGGTGTCGTTCGCGGGTGGAGGGCGGTGACGCAGGGACGATACGGGGAGGTCAACGTGCTGGCGAAACGGTATCGGTGGGCGTGGATCGCGGAGATTGCGGCGGTGGTGCTGTGCGCGGGGGGCTGCGGGGGAGGCGGGAGGCTGCTGCGGACGACCCCCGACGGGCGGCCGATTTCCGGTCTGCAGAACTCCGAGCGGGAGGTGCAGGCCTTTGTTCGGCGCGCTGTGGATCCGCGAGAGCTGGCGGTGTCGGTGGTGATCGGTGAGGGCGACGTGCCCGTTTTCATCAATGCACATCGGCCGCAACCGGGGCTTGACGCGGTGGCGGTGTTCATCTCGCCCGAGTACTCGCGGCTCCCGTTGATCGAGGGATCGTTGGAGGGGCGTGCCGCAAAGCTGCTGGTGGATCCGACCTCGTCGGCCAACTGGACCTCATTGGACCGCGCGCGCGCGTACGGGCTGCTGCCATTGGGTCCGCCGCTGGTGTACGGGGTGCCGGAGCATGTGCCGGATTCGAGCCGGGGCGCGCTGTGTGCGGCGCGGTCGCTGGTGGTGGACCTGGTGCCGGTGAACGCGGTGCTCTTTTATGCGAGGCCGCTGCGGGGACCGCTGTGGCCGCTCAGCCGTTCGGCGGATGCCCAAGATGCCGATGTGGTGTTGGGTTGGAGTTTTCTGCGTGCCTTTGAGTGGGTCCGCTGGGAATTTCCCGCCCGGCGGATGTTGTTCTCCTCGCGGCCGGAGAGCGAGCCGGAAGGCGCCTCTGGCGCGACGCTGGCACGGTTGCGGCTCGAGCCCGGTTACAACGCGCCAGTGGTCAAGGGGACGGTGGAAGGGCAGACGCGGCTGCTGTTGCTGGATCTCGCCGGAGAGTTTGAGATCGCGATGGCGGCACCGCCGCCCGCTCCGCTGCGCCAGGTGACCGTCGGGGATCTGGTGCTGCGTGAGCTGCGGCCGGCGGCGCTCGGCGACCTGGGTCTGGGGTTTCCGGAGCTGACACGGCTGGGGCTTCGAGCGCTCGGTCGGTATGTGATTGTGCTGGACAATCACCGGAACGAAATTCGCATCGAGCGCCCAGTGACGGAGCCGTCCGCCGAACCCTGAGGCCGACGGTCGATCCGTGCGGTGCCGGTTTCCGTGTTATTGGCTTGCGTGCGGCGTGCTGACGGCGCTGGCGGCATGCCGGCAGATTGGGGAACCGGCGGCGCCGTGGATGCGGGGGCCGAACGCCGACCGCGGCGCGAGGGTGATGGCGGGGAGCAGCGGGGCGAGGGGGCCGGCGGCCGACGGCGTCGT
The Kiritimatiellia bacterium DNA segment above includes these coding regions:
- a CDS encoding NAD(P)-dependent glycerol-3-phosphate dehydrogenase, which gives rise to MARAAVIGDGAWGTALALCLCRNGHRVCVWGPDPDLIADTRKSRENRRFLPGVPLPDAIEWTAEPAEAVQKADVVVFAVPSRFAAAVLARFRPAGPAGPLWLSVTKGLDPERARTMSALIAAVMGEVDIAVMSGPSFADEVARGVPTAVVVAAAKRQVAETVQRWFAQPTFRVYTSDDVAGVELGGVLKNVVAIAAGACDGLGLGENAKAALVTRGLAEMIRIGVVLGARPETFAGLSGVGDLMLTCYGRASRNRTFGERLGRGERAVDLLRGAAPTVEGALNCRQVATLAREHGVEMPIAEAVRDVVEGVLTCREAVDRLLRREPKPEQSMVSFAGGGR
- the plsY gene encoding glycerol-3-phosphate 1-O-acyltransferase PlsY, encoding MDAYWVAGCVLAGYWLGSVPFAYLIGRAHGVDIRRVGSGNVGATNVGRTLGWGWGVLTFVLDTAKGWVAAVGSPWVGERMAAAASPPWLGLLCGAAAVAGHIWPIWLRFRGGKGVATCAGVLLGVAPAAAVVGVATWAVVFAMRRIISLASLAAALAVPLAAWVVYARVDVWRPWALTVLGALVVWRHRSNIRRLLEGTEPAIGVKRAGEGGQ